A window of Glycine soja cultivar W05 chromosome 2, ASM419377v2, whole genome shotgun sequence genomic DNA:
TCCCAGTGCTCCTAATCCCTGAATAGCACCATAGTGTTGTGTCAATGCCTTCTTGGGATCCAAGAAAGCATTCAGCAATGTTTTTGTCAACCGAGACTGGAGATTACTATAAACATGTCCAAACCTGCACGAATCAAGCATTTAAAGCAAGAAAAAATGCAATAGAATCAATAAGAACCCAACAAATAATCCACACACAATATTTTCAAACTAGGCAAACAAGATACCTACAGTCATAAAGCAAAACTAGATTTTCCAGCTTACAATTCAATGATTCAACCGTTTGTACCAAATTTTACATCTTCAAAGGCCAACAACTAAGCCAGGAAAACGTATGATAACTCAACAAAAAGCATTAGCTTTAATCATACAAATTCaccaaataaaaacatttaagtgTGCCTTTGAACTGGATCTCCAAAAACAAAGGTGAATTTGAAAGGAAACACGCAATAAGTTTAGTATTATTTGGCTTTGCTACTACGGAATCAAAAGACACATAGAACAAATTGCAACAACCAACAAATAATAGGATATCCCAATAAATGTATCAAGTGAAAATTGCTTGTTTCCATTTATGCAAAATATATAACAGAATAGATAGAGGATATCTCACCTTTTACATATTGAGGCAACCAGATGAGCCGTAAAGTCTCTAAGTTCCCAGTGGTTGTCTGCCAACCTAGTGCCCAACCTTTTAGCAACAAGGCAGGTCACAACAGATGGCATCAACTGGTGTAGCTGAAGCATgcaaaaacagaaagaaaaagggGTAAAGAGATGGTTTCACATTAACTCATTCATGTGAAGCAAGTAACATACTGAAATCTAAATGGGCTTTATGGAAACACGTTTTATGACAAAACACTGTGGTGTCATTTGATCGATGCAGCTAACCCCACCTATATGGAAAGACTTTTCTAGTTATTCATTCTACTTCATttcacaacactacaaaattatTCAACCAAGATATTgatatttacaaattaaaatataaacatggAAACCACTTAATTAGATAACAAAAGCCACTAAGTACTAACAAATGAACATGACTTTCCGAATCTGGCCCATTGCTATCTtgctagaaaaaaaatcataccagAAAACAGAACCCAAGCCTGACCTATGCAGGCTGATGGGGCAGCTTACATGGCAAGAGACAAGAAAGTACAGCAGGaagtacatttttttatttgcctTAAAATTTTCATGGGGGCAAACAGGTCTAGTGTTGTTAGGGTCATCTTTATAGACAAGCAACAAATGACAAATCAGCTTAAATATCTCACGATGCTTTCATAATTGAATGGAGAGAACAGAATTCCaaatagaaaatgataaaaaaacaaccaacatttatgtaaatattaataatactatGTTGCTTACAGTCTAGGGGTGTGCAAAAACCAGATCAGTAAAAAACCGAACCGAACTGGTTCCGAACTGTTTTAACCGGTTCAGTTTTATACCAAATAGTCGAACAGGTtttattgatttcaaaaaaccAGTTCTTAACCGCACTGGTTTTTAACCAGTTTTAAATTGGTTCTAAGAGTCAAACCAATTTCGAACtgtttttcaaacaaaataaaaaaatcattcccGTGAAAACCAGTTCGGTTACAATCCGGTTTGGTCCGAACCGGTTTTTTGCACATCCTTAGCTTACACAAAGATCATACAATgtcaaccctaaaccctaaatcaaCAAGAGGCAAACTTACATATGGTTCAATTTGGATGTGAGGGTTTTGCAAAAGGCTACTAACAACTCGCATCAAGGCAAATAGAAGAGGAAAATTATTCAAACCACGAGAAACCTGACAAGAATGGAGAAGCACACAATTGTAATGAGCTACAATAAGgtgaaattttcatttttatcaacCAACATCGTAAAAAGACAAATAGTATTACCTCATCAGCTATAAAGCATGTGAAATAAGGAACTAGTGGATGAAGTCCTGAATCAGTAGCCAAACTTACTAATGCTTCTTTAAAGAGAACTGAATCAGACTCGCTCAAAGTTAGCTCAGCCACTTTGTCAAAATACAGCTGCAAGAAACAATAAAACTAATGAAAATGAACCACAAGATGCAAAACAAAATAGCTGATGGTGGCTTAATGATTTTGATACCTGAAGCTCTCTGGATAATACATGTTTAACAGGCAATTTGATGTCAACTGGAAGGTTATCATCTTTCTGCTCATGCTTTTTGACATCAGAAGGAGCTGAAATTACtgcaaataaaataatgagTAAATAACTATTCTTAAAAGGGGCAGGGGAGTACAAGTTACAGATAAAATGGAAGAATTTACAAATAATAGATCTTGAAGCATTAAGCTGCCAAATGGTGGCTGTTTGTTTGCATGATGTACATCTCCACAATTATATGCATGATAGTATGCATATATATACTAAATATTTCAGAAAATCAGTCTATTTAATTGGATTTATAAATTTTCCATGCCTACCATTTCCAATTTATAGTGGCTTAGTGCTTATGAAGATGCTGGTAATTAGCAATAAGGATGTTTTCAACATATTTTAGACCCACAAAGATGACCACACTACAGtgacattataaaaataagaaaaatcacttCAATAATCATATCTCCCAATCTAATCACTacctcaagaaaaaaaaatcttgatatCATGTATGGACAGAGCAAGACATAATGACAAGCTGACAAACATAACATCAGAAAAATCATATATCCAAGGACTCCTGATCCCCTCCAGCTAAATTTTAGTTAACGTACAACCTAGTTCAAATTATTGTACCATGAATCATTCATCTGTGAGCAAAATACTACTGGTAGCACTAAAGCCTCAAGGTCAGAGAGCTACCTTCTACAGGAGCATTTTCCGGAATAGCAGGTTGCACACCTTCAATGGCAAGCCAGTGGCATGTAACTGCAGTATCAAGGGGTGCCTTTGGTAAAGAAGCTTCAATAACCTATGATTAACACAAACTATAATTTTAACGAGGTAATGCACTTGAAGTTTAAATCCAATTGACGGGAGTAAGTGAAAATGATTGAGCACCCCCTTACATCTTTTAAATCTACATCCTTGTCATCAATATAAAACAAGTCTCTGTGTCCAACAGCTCTTTTGAACCGTAAAGGGCCACCAGATGCAAATCCATATATTGGCTGacataagaagaaaaacaaacgtGAAAATGAGATTGGAGACAAGAaatatgcctttttttttcacaatgAAAAAACATCCACCAAAGTTTCCAAATGGTAGTCATAATAATACGCATCATTCTATTTAGAGATAGCAGAAAGCCATAGAACTTTAGTCCTCACAACTTACTTCAACATTCTTCAAGTTGAGTGCAGCATCGACATCATCTGCCGTCAAAGTGGTTCTCTTGGAATGGCGCATGCACTTAATTGCCTCCTGAAGTTTGAACAGAAAATAGGTCAACACACAGAACAGAAGTGATTGAAaaacacagaaaacaaaagagtGAAAGAGAGACCTGCATAATCTGGCGCATGCGGTATTCGACATCGGGAGCGACGGCAAGAGCGACATCATGAGACAGATTGTTGATCCCAATGCTCTGCGCGATAACTTCAATCGTCTCTTTGGGAACAATGCTCATCGTCAAACACTGAAAGAGAGTGTTTGGAACTTGGAATTTGGAATTTGGAATTTGGAATTTGAATGCAAAACGCAAACCCTAACGCACATGGCAGCTCATCATCGCATCAATTTCCGAACTCGTTGCTATCTAACTTGCCGCTCAAAGACGTTTCGTTAGGGTTATGTATTGTTCGAGTCCAATTTGCGACAGTGGTGCGTGTGATGCGGTGCGATTCAGCGAAGGGAGTTGTTTGTGGAAGAGAAACGTCCTTACTCATCTAAATTAACTGtgtcacatttttatttttatttttattttcagaaatgCCATCTGATCCAAgagaaatttttatatataattttttagtaaaaatttattaatattagaaAATGTGTTAAAAATCATACTGTTATCACACCTTTTAAATCAATCATAAGTTAATGAAATTGCATAGTCTAATCATACAAATCAccattcttgtaaaaaaaacattaccaatataaaatagtaatattttattgTCGATACACGATTATCTTTAAAAAGCTAAATAATGTCTACCTAAAATTCAACCTAAATTTATtctcaaattatattaaatttaatttttagaatttgaataaatttaaatatatttaaaaattatttttaaagatatcttAGTTTTTAGTCCATATTGAAattttcctcattttttttatgaattttcagTTAGttgcttaaatatttttattaatattgagAGTGCTTAATAATCATTGTGGTAGGCATTTTATagcatgttatttttattaaacttcactacaagaaaaagtagaaggttaaatattattttttatccattatgttttaatatttttcactttgatgccttaaataattttaaaaactttattttgattaatgcataatctattaattataaaaaaaattatacatggataataaaaaataattttatatcattatttaattataaatataattaatttattttaaaagtcatatgaaCAAAGATAAAGATGAGGTGATTTTATATGACACTGAAACACTATAAGTGCATAACCAAAATTGGGATGCATGACTTTATCACTATTCTACTAAGACTAGTAAGAGTGTATtctattttgtaaaagttttctattatttaaaaaaaaaaaaaaacttatctattttgaaaaaaaggagaaacaaTTCTGGACCcatatatatgattttgtaGATATGATTATGATACCAGAGACTTTGAAGGCAAGTGATGGCATCAATTGATCTGTTGATCTGCCAAGTGATGATGTTGTGGTTGGGAAATGCTAGACTAACTCAAGGTCAGAGGCTTTGACATTCCTACTAAGATGATGAGTGTGTTCACCCCTTGCCTACAAAGCTGACTCTTCAACTACTTCCCTCACTTCAGAAGCTTGCAAGCTTATACTTATTTTAACAACAGGGCTTCCCAGAGAATAGTCAGAGATTTCTACTTTAAGGGGAACATCGatcatttctatatttttagaTCTTTGTCAACGGATAAAATTCCTTCTTCTATGCTTGTTTAATTACTAGTAACTCCACATGGTTTGCTGCTACAACTATTGCAATTTGTTTATTGACCTATTTCTTTTCAGTGAcattattcttatattttaatgttcatATATCACAGTAAcaccttttctttctcttttttattttctttctttcttttacgattttaattttttacgttacacatgaattttaattaaaaaaaattagtgttttatttccttttcaaatatcCTTGAGAGAAGTTATAtaacaaatgaagaaaaaaaaagtacggGTGGTTATAATCAGtagtataatttaataattaatgagtAGATGTACATATATAGAAGcaagcaagaaagaaaaaataagataaatccattctattaaaaatcaaaacaagtaCAGTTGCTTCATCATATCTTAGGAAGGAAAAATACAAACACAAAGATAGACagaatacaaattaaattattccaTGACGATTAATTAGTCACACTTTAATACTTGATTGACCACCAAATAAATTGAACTATACCAATAAGAAAGAATTACTCCTATAAATTTATAATCCTTGAACATCATTTCTGCATCAATTAAGCTAGctgattatttttaatctttctttGGCAAAGCAAAGGAAGTGAAAGTTGATGCTACGGCAGTGAACAAAAATGCAATCAGTAGAAGGCTGGCTGAAGCATTTGCCTTGTCCATAAACGAGTTTGAGGGTACACCTCTACCCAGCTCTACGGTCACACCAAATCCAGCAGCTgaaccggaaatcaaaaggtaTGATATGATCTGTCCATAGAAAATTAACAATGCAaagttgttaattaattaaaatgacaatataTTACTaggtcaaaataattattattagattATAGAACAACAACATTATTGCAAAAGCGTGAAGACAATTTTTTATGACATGCATGATCGATCGATGTACCTTGTCACCGAAGAAATCAAATAGATAGCCACCATCACCGCTTAATACACGGTTTCCTGAGACCACAGTGAAGATTGAGAGCGCCATTTGCAGCAGGTTATACGCAAACCCAATTATTATTGTAGAGATCATATATCTGCGTTTACCAAAGAGTAACGTTGTTTTCACTTAACATTTCTTAATAAAgagaaaggtaaaaaaagaaaagtgattctttttttctcgTTTTTACTTATCATGCTCTAGAGAATATATCTGTATATATTTGGCATTTGCTTAACAATATGTAAAGTActtgaaaataattgattaaatgAATCCTTAATCATAATTAACTAGCTAGCTTCAGGTAAAAATCCTTCTCACGTTGCTAATAATGTAAAAGTCAAAGTGGCAATTAATATATAGATgagaatattaataattaggTTGGATAATAAAGTAGAGACATAAACTATATAATGCTTACCGATAAGCATAGATATCATTGAACTTGATTTCCACACCTGTCTCATCATCAGTTTGCTTGACTATCGCAATGAGAATGAGTGCAATGAGAAGGAACACAAAGGTTAAGACCCTCAAAAGGAGAAGGACAGTTCTTGAACCTGTGGAACTAGAGGGTGTGCTATTACTATCCACCATCTCAGGCATATTTTTCCTAGTacccaattaattaaaaagcttGATTCTGTGAATAATTTAGGTTCATCTTTCGACCCTTTTTATAATACACAAAGAGTTATGAACGTGTAGTACTCTAGTTGATTCTCGTTTACTCATGAGGATAAGGACAAAGTCAACTGGCCAAGTAGATGCATAATGGTTTCTAAGAAAAACACATAAATGGCTGACTTTGAAACTCTTGGCATCACAGCTAGCTATAGCCGAAATCCAATCGTTGAATAATCTACTTCTTGCTTAATATTTTCAGCGAAAGCTCACATTCTTTTATACCATTATTATTACTACTTCACATTCGTTGACCTTGACCTTAATTATTTGCCGAGCCCGATTGAGCGTGTTGAGTAATTAATATATACTAGTCGACATTGATTTGTGTAATATATTCATTCAATTCACTTGTTTTTGCtgaattaacaaaattattactatttctTACATAGAACTAAAATAATGTCAAAcgattttttagaattaaaagaataaagataTTAAAAGGAAATTCAGTTTAAACATTTTGTGATAAATTAATTGAAGAGTTGAATCTTTATTTTTACCTGTTAAAAACCTCCCAcccttatattttattaattaatagatattatataaaaataaaaatatcagattaacttatatatactatctactaaataaaaaatcctttttCTCTACAGTATAATGtctaccaaataaaaaaaaaattatcatgtcaAATTAAATGGATTGAATTGTAGCTCTTAAGATGTGCAACAATTGCaaacttaatttgattttggcttgacaatgatatttaaaaaaattggaatatATAATTACagaacattttttaaaagaattaaatcaacTAATTACAAATTGTTATGTGTGGTATATAAGTTGGTTGATTAttataatcaattaatcatgtcttttttatattttctataaatataatgaaactaaaaaggtaaaaacagtgttgcttttactattatttataaatatttaaatgtaaaatcCATAAAATATGAGGATATCTATaatctataattaattatatatctatAATCTGTTTTTATTAAGAGCTTCCACCCTCGACGTCGTGGACATGATTACATTTTGAACGGGTCAACAGCGTAAAACTTACTCAGATTCACCGGATTcaacaatatattatttttaagagaattttTATCATGTCAATTTGGAATATTGATACACTTATTTTTCAACCAATAGGAAGCAaactatattattatattattattttaaaatttaatgataattgaaaagagaaactatttttttaaagaatattaacaaaagattaatttaaagcaaaaaaaaaaaacacatattatTGAAAGCctgtataaacttttttttaacggGGTCATCTGTGTATGTTTGAAtgaagaatttgatttttattttattttattttttcgggCTAGGGTGTGCAATGTCACTACCCAAACACGCTCTTAATAACAACTATCGATCTAACAAAAATGGCTGAgcctttgtattttgttttctaaagcTAGAGACGACTATTTGCAACATTTCATACTCATAAGAGCACGCAAGCAAAATTAAGGTTCAATAGCAACAAAGTAAAAATCAAAGCGAACAGGATTATGCATGAAGACTACTATCTAATTAACGCTCAATGTTGCGTTCGTGTTGCTAGCTAGAAAGGTCCAATTAATGAGGGtgtgaggaagaggaagagtgTGAGTGATCAGAGAGTTTTTTTTGGTGTAATTATTGAAGAAGGAAAAGTGCATATACCTTACACTGATACACAAAGATGACAACATACAAATCCACTACAATCGATTGACCACCAAAGAAATTGATGAACTAAACCAAATTAACTAGagaagggaattaaaaaaaactactatCATGATCcatattcattattttatacgtcaagctaattaattaagagaaatattttttgtacaaCAAGTTTTACGACAATGAGAAAGAGAAAATAGGTATTGTTGTAGAAAGTTGATGTATGAATAATACAACTCATTAATTGATAGCTTTCTTTGGCAAAGCAAAGGAAGTGAAAATTGATGCTGTGGCAGTGAACAAAAACCCAACTAGAAGAAGGCTGGCCGAAACATTTGCCTTTTCAGTGAAGGAGTTTGTAACTCTACGCCGTTCTACGTCGTAACCAAATTCAGCAGCTGAACCAGAAATCAGAAGGTATGATATGATCTGTCCATAGAAATTAGCAATGCAAAGTTgttaattaaaatgacaatatattaggccaaaaaattattatttggtttGCAGAACAACATTATTGCCAAAGCTTGAAGATTTGTTATGCGTG
This region includes:
- the LOC114385165 gene encoding transcription initiation factor TFIID subunit 6 — encoded protein: MSIVPKETIEVIAQSIGINNLSHDVALAVAPDVEYRMRQIMQEAIKCMRHSKRTTLTADDVDAALNLKNVEPIYGFASGGPLRFKRAVGHRDLFYIDDKDVDLKDVIEASLPKAPLDTAVTCHWLAIEGVQPAIPENAPVEVISAPSDVKKHEQKDDNLPVDIKLPVKHVLSRELQLYFDKVAELTLSESDSVLFKEALVSLATDSGLHPLVPYFTCFIADEVSRGLNNFPLLFALMRVVSSLLQNPHIQIEPYLHQLMPSVVTCLVAKRLGTRLADNHWELRDFTAHLVASICKRFGHVYSNLQSRLTKTLLNAFLDPKKALTQHYGAIQGLGALGPNVVRLLLLPNLETYMQLLEPEMLLEKQKNELKRHEAWRVYGALLRAAGQCIYDRLKIFPTFPSPPLHAVWKTNSKVLTSSTHKRKASPDQLEQQPPLKKAATDGEVGVDLMNFSPVHKQEEAGTQASSADSIIGTSSSSAQMKNETTLDGELRGKRGDTQALKTSAALTQVWKDELNSGRTLVSLFELFGEGILSFIKAPEMYMFL
- the LOC114385182 gene encoding CASP-like protein 4D1; translated protein: MPEMVDSNSTPSSSTGSRTVLLLLRVLTFVFLLIALILIAIVKQTDDETGVEIKFNDIYAYRYMISTIIIGFAYNLLQMALSIFTVVSGNRVLSGDGGYLFDFFGDKIISYLLISGSAAGFGVTVELGRGVPSNSFMDKANASASLLLIAFLFTAVASTFTSFALPKKD